The following coding sequences lie in one Dryobates pubescens isolate bDryPub1 chromosome 10, bDryPub1.pri, whole genome shotgun sequence genomic window:
- the GSX1 gene encoding GS homeobox 1: MPRSFLVDSLVLREAGEKKGEGSPPPPLFPYAVHPSHPLPGLPTGACHARKAGLLCVCPLCVTASQLHPPPPAIPLIKASFPTFGSQYCHSPLARQQHSVSAVSVGHAPALYQGAYPLPDPRQFHCISVDSTSSQLPSSKRMRTAFTSTQLLELEREFASNMYLSRLRRIEIATYLNLSEKQVKIWFQNRRVKHKKEGKGSSHRGAGGGHSCKCSSLSTTKCSEDDEDLRMSPSSSGKDDRGLAVTP, encoded by the exons ATGCCTCGCTCCTTCTTGGTGGACTCGCTGGTGCTGCGGGAGGCGGGcgagaagaagggggagggcagccccccgccgccgctctTCCCCTACGCCGTGCACCCCTCGCACCCGCTTCCCGGGCTGCCGACCGGCGCCTGCCACGCTCGCAAGGCCGGGCTGCTCTGCGTGTGTCCGCTCTGTGTCACCGCCTCACAGCTGcacccgccgccgcccgccatTCCCCTCATCAAAGCTTCCTTCCCCACTTTCGGCTCCCAATACTGCCACTCGCCCCTGGCCCGCCAGCAGCACTCCGTCTCCGCCGTCAGTGTCGGGCACGCACCGGCGCTCTACCAGGGCGCCTACCCGCTGCCCGACCCCCGGCAATTCCACTGCATCTCCGTGG ACAGCACCTCTagccagctgcccagcagcaagcGGATGCGCACCGCCTTCACCAGCacgcagctcctggagctggagagagagttCGCCTCCAACATGTACCTCTCCCGGCTGCGGCGAATCGAGATCGCCACCTACCTGAACCTCTCCGAGAAGCAGGTGAAGATCTGGTTCCAGAACCGACGGGTCAAGCACAAGAAAGAAGGCAAAGGCAGCTCCCACCGGGGCGCGGGGGGCGGCCACAGCTGCAAATGTTCTTCCCTTTCCACTACCAAGTGCTCGGAAGACGATGAGGACTTGCGCATGTCTCCGTCCTCCTCGGGGAAGGACGACAGAGGCCTCGCAGTCACCCCCTAG